A single Apostichopus japonicus isolate 1M-3 chromosome 11, ASM3797524v1, whole genome shotgun sequence DNA region contains:
- the LOC139976096 gene encoding uncharacterized protein isoform X3, which produces MDKEPELPQDTYGAASLYLMPSLFTPGSVAIKKGSQKRWKPTISESMRAFIAVLPVGEDLEKFKEERHTECRNHSVTWQPQVVVIGTSVLDVQQVFVFLNNIVYSVPSVVKGIDVCFKTFQVFNIEYPLECKSPWTFLQRGIYNIETQYDSVTPRVRELLSILRPDSD; this is translated from the exons ATGGATAAGGAACCAGAATTACCCCAAG ATACCTATGGGGCTGCTTCCTTGTATTTGATGCCAAGTCTGTTTACACCTGGCAGTGTTGCCATCAAGAAGGGAAGCCAGAAGAGATGGAAGCCAACCATATCGGAGAGCATGAGGGCTTTCATTGCAGTGCTACCA GTTGGAGAGGACTTGGAGAAATTCAAGGAAGAAAGACACACAGAATGCCGAAACCATTCTGTTACCTGGCAGCCGCAGGTCGTAGTAATTGGCACTTCTGTTCTGGATGTTCAGCAAGTCTTCGTATTTTTGAACAACATTGTATATTCCGTGCCCTCGGTTGTTAAAGGCATAGATGTCTGCTTTAAAACTTTTCAGGTCTTCAATATTGAATATCCATTGGAGTGTAAGTCTCCGTGGACCTTTCTGCAGAGAGGCATTTATAATATTGAAACACAGTATGATTCTGTAACACCACGGGTAAGAGAACTGCTGTCGATCCTGAGACCGGACTCTGACTAA